The Argentina anserina chromosome 3, drPotAnse1.1, whole genome shotgun sequence genome includes a region encoding these proteins:
- the LOC126786500 gene encoding 60S ribosomal protein L5, mitochondrial, whose translation MARRSGLLLRQFLGNLSPNSPQTLTLNSIPSAAKSFSTFPLDFHYEDVLRQDMLLKMNYDNVMQVPRLSELKLLSKSPEIGKIAMEISGGQKFLTQKDKDLTAKGFRGANVVSDRSRQTTLRGIGMSNFLVRSLTVMSLLSSPVQIKKNFIQFSMETEFIESSPELEDHFEIFEHVKEFNVTVVTSAATKEEASLLWSGFLQKDEVADL comes from the exons ATGGCGAGGAGATCCGGACTCTTGCTACGCCAATTCCTCGGCAATCTTTCCCCCAATTCTCcccaaaccctaaccctaaattCAATCCCCTCCGCCGCCAAATCCTTCTCCACCTTCCCTCTCGATTTCCACTACGAAGACGTATTGCGTCAGGACATGCTTCTCAAGATGAACTACGACAACGTCATGCAGGTCCCCCGCCTCTCCGAGCTGAAGCTTCTCTCCAAGTCGCCGGAGATCGGGAAGATCGCGATGGAGATTTCCGGCGGGCAGAAGTTTCTGACGCAGAAGGATAAGGATTTGACGGCGAAGGGTTTCAGAGGCGCCAATGTCGTCAGCGACCGTTCTCGGCAGACCACTCTCCGGGGGATCGGAATGTCTAATTTTCTGGTGAGGAGCTTGACGGTGATGTCGCTCTTGTCGTCTCCGGTTCAAATTAAGAAGAATTTTATTCAGTTTTCGATGGAGACGGAGTTCATTGAGTCCTCGCCGGAGCTGGAGGACCATTTCGAGATATTCGAACATGTTAAAGAGTTTAATGTGACTGTTGTCACTTCGGCGGCGACGAAAGAGGAGGCTTCACTGCTGTGgagtggctttttgcaaaaGGATGAG GTAGCTGATTTATAG